The following nucleotide sequence is from Chrysiogenia bacterium.
CTGCGATTTTCGAGAAGCACCACGTGGTTGGCGTCGTTTGTGTCCTCGCACATCGTCGTCACGATCACGCGCTCGGAAACGAAACGTGTGATGTCATCGACATGGCCATCGGTGTCGTCGCCCTCCAGCCCGTCATGGAGCCACAGTATGTTCGTTGCTCCAAGGTGGTCGCGCAGACGTTGCTCGATCTGCTCCCGCGTGAGGGAGGGATTGCGGTTCTTGTTGAGCAGGCACTGCTCGGTGGTGAGCAAACAGCCGCGTCCATTCACGTCGATGCTTCCGCCTTCGAGAATCATGCCGGGCGTAACGTGAGCAATGCCGGTGATCTCCGAGACGCGGGCCGGCACACGGTTGTCATCGTCCCAGGGGGGGAACTTGCCGCCCCAGGCGTTGTAGTCCCAGTTGAGAATGAGTCGCTCGCGCGTGCCGTTCTCGTCGCGCACCAAAAAAATCGGGCCGTGATCGCGCGCCCACACGTCGTTGGTTGGCACGTCGTGCAGGCGAATGCGGTCCTCGGGAACGCTGCGTCTGGAGAGCGCCTTGTGCACGCGCTCGTGCAGGCGCTCGCTCGCCAGGATGTTCACGATTTCTCCCGGCGCCAGCGCGGCGGCCATCTGCGCCCAAATGTCCTCGATAACGGTGAAATCGCGTCCAGGCCAGGTTTTCGGATTGTGCGGCCACGAAAGCCACGTGGCTTCATGGGGCTCCCACTCGGCCGGCATGCGCCAGCCCTGTGCGGAAAGGCTCAAACTCTCACTCATGGTGGATTGGTTCTCGCTTGAGAATAGGGGGTGTTCAGTCTTCGTCGAGGTAACGGCGCGTAAGTCCGCCGTAGGCATCGATGCGCCGGTCGCGCAGGAAGGGCCAGGCGCGGCGGGTGGCTTCAATCTGTTTGAAATCGCACTCGGCGTAGAGAATTTCCTCGCCCTCGGCGCCGCGCGCCAGAAAGCGGCCCATCGGGTCGACGATGAAGCTGTTTCCCCAGAACTCGATTTCGTGTTCGATTCCCACGCGGTTGGCCGCGGCGACAAACAGGCCGTTGGTGATTGCGTGGGAGCGCTGGACCGTCTGCCAGGCATCGCGCATGCCGCGACGGTCTTCGTCGCTCTCGCCTTTCAGCCAGCCAATTGCCGTGGGGTAGTAGAGAATCTGCGCACCGGCGAGTGCGGCAAGGCGCGCGCCCTCGGGAAACCACTGGTCCCAGCAGATGAGCGAAGCGATGCGCCCGTGCTGCGTTTCGAAGACGCGAAATCCAAGATCGCCGGGCGTGAAGTAGTACTTTTCATAAAAATGCGGATCGTGGGGGATGTGCATCTTGCGATACTTTCCCAGCACGGTGCCGTCGGCATCGATGACCGCGACGGTGTTGTGGTAGAGCCCGCCAGTGCGACGCTCGAAGAGCGGACAAATGATGACGGTCTTTGTTTCCTGCGCGAGTTTCGAGAAAGCCTTTGTCGTGGGGCCCGGGATGGGCTCGGCCAGGTCGAAGTGCCTGGGGTCTTCCTCGTGGCAGAAATACTGCGAGCGAAAGAGCTCCTGTAGGCCGATGATCTGCGCACCTTTGGAGGCCGCCTCGCGCGTGCGGGCGAGCGCCTTGTCGAGGTTCGCGGCTGGATCTTCCGAGCACGACATCTGAACCAGCGCAATTTTTACGGCGCTCATGGGCGGCCCTCCTTGCGACGGCTCAGTAGGCGGAGCCCCCGCTGAACTACGCTTATAGCGGCTTTTCGCGGCGATTACAGCACCTTGACACCCCGAGCGCCGGAGAGCTACGGTCGCCCGGCATCTTTTGATTGATTGCTCAATCAACGACTGCACCAGATTCCAGAACCAGGACCCTGCGCGACCATGGCATTTTCCGATCCGCGTGAGATTTTCGAAAAACGCATCCAGAACGGCATCGCAGCCGATCCCGAGCGTGCGGCCCGGGTCGATGCCGTCTTCAAATTCGTCATCACAGGCGAGGGCGGCGGCGTGTGGATGGTGAACCTGCGGGACGCCCCCGGCGTTACCGAAGGGGACGAGGACGCCGGTTGCGTCATCATGATGAGCACCGCCGATTTCCTCGACATGAACAACGGCAAGCTCGACCCGCAGGCGGCCTTCATGTCGGGCCGGATGAACATCACCGGCGACTGGTCGCTGGCATTCAAACTGGGCGAAA
It contains:
- a CDS encoding agmatine deiminase family protein → MSESLSLSAQGWRMPAEWEPHEATWLSWPHNPKTWPGRDFTVIEDIWAQMAAALAPGEIVNILASERLHERVHKALSRRSVPEDRIRLHDVPTNDVWARDHGPIFLVRDENGTRERLILNWDYNAWGGKFPPWDDDNRVPARVSEITGIAHVTPGMILEGGSIDVNGRGCLLTTEQCLLNKNRNPSLTREQIEQRLRDHLGATNILWLHDGLEGDDTDGHVDDITRFVSERVIVTTMCEDTNDANHVVLLENR
- a CDS encoding carbon-nitrogen hydrolase, yielding MSAVKIALVQMSCSEDPAANLDKALARTREAASKGAQIIGLQELFRSQYFCHEEDPRHFDLAEPIPGPTTKAFSKLAQETKTVIICPLFERRTGGLYHNTVAVIDADGTVLGKYRKMHIPHDPHFYEKYYFTPGDLGFRVFETQHGRIASLICWDQWFPEGARLAALAGAQILYYPTAIGWLKGESDEDRRGMRDAWQTVQRSHAITNGLFVAAANRVGIEHEIEFWGNSFIVDPMGRFLARGAEGEEILYAECDFKQIEATRRAWPFLRDRRIDAYGGLTRRYLDED
- a CDS encoding SCP2 sterol-binding domain-containing protein, yielding MAFSDPREIFEKRIQNGIAADPERAARVDAVFKFVITGEGGGVWMVNLRDAPGVTEGDEDAGCVIMMSTADFLDMNNGKLDPQAAFMSGRMNITGDWSLAFKLGEILGGGAPRE